The Synchiropus splendidus isolate RoL2022-P1 chromosome 1, RoL_Sspl_1.0, whole genome shotgun sequence genome includes a window with the following:
- the nek1 gene encoding serine/threonine-protein kinase Nek1 isoform X2 has product MDKYEKIRKIGQGSFGRATLVKSKTDGRNYVIKEICISGMSSKERQESRNEVAVLANMSHPNIVQYKESFEEGGSLYIVMDYCEGGDLFKKINSQKGVQFPEEQILDWFVQICLALKHVHDRKILHRDIKSQNIFLTKEGTVQLGDFGIARVLNSTVELARTCIGTPYYLSPEICENKPYNNKSDIWALGCVLYEMCTLKHAFEAGNMKNLVLKIIRGTYPPVSIHYSHDLRSLLALLFKRNPRERPSVCSILDKPFLSCRIQKFLTPQIIAQEFRPLVLHKKAVVSGTKGQAAKRPASGCVSVSPAQRITTPASKYGVPVNMKKVTDATKNPGDRKPSQKPKMAVLPAAAQRRLRQLEEERKKQEESIRRKRMEQIEKERKRERALVLKVEQMKRYEKEKINRINQAREQGWKHVLSSSGGSSPERKCFVGVRKKTPVVSAGPAQGPIPVPGQSQSPFEQYPVATAQPQSKDGSKQGSSAAAPRVSADVASAEPGPGPSRLLNSDVIKRELQRLQHVSKQAHISRQRGHMAVERSYQVEEFLQRKREAMLNKVRAEGQLGARHNLAAIYGRGGSVRCRRPKVNKEEEEYLARLRQIRLQNFNERQKIKAQLRGEKYDSDGSDSQVSNESAEIRRKRMEAVRAQMNARAAVLREQLELKKKEEKEREKRVWEEHLAARGLRICLENVAEVAAAVVDSIPFDSPPVQPSSSHSDPDAKIPSLPQPTISSPSISMTAALEIVGAMTPLKNTFQSSASAVQCEKKQILRRLNQNLKSQSPDEATLSAPSQPSEMEQKPHEEQCVLSNGDRKKWDVSVLPVLPIAQKTLLETCCTVTTTGVPPEDRPSCDGDRRKWEPGTPLVLAQKTLLDTCIITREPTAEEMVLLGALKSEVPDKDVAVVPKSQLHRSINVTQTQPFGEVEEQVHISQDVSGLPNQNASAGVVKTSLPEIVPETDASTSVQNPEVQKDQSPSICQLQTPECLLVPSDTTEIQDFESVVLENDLKQVSHQAAAVVAWEKEAHQPLPTDGATSSAVNDVGETGEERILAEPSAPVQCEEPLFIKLCSPAHRRAAVLGILSTQSSMEESSSSLASRSRSVSPVRSKDHNAFLFDLSTGMFDANNPKMLRTCSLPDLSRVYSQPPQSARATEPTVAPEVNNLDIEDLDDAAKEEDQSETEDAYEDEDLQDIRASMERLLQEDLIQTSTEVEPGDYNPRDNEAQEQCDNNGSDNELDDNHMVLDGDDAVENDDVDDQDMEEDNPNEEVDQDDGDEEDCSNGTPEYEEDLLTNGVEGENPSNESQVHEEWISDGSEEDHEAEAQHCDSIFSRLEELRYNLEQQMGFEKLIKAYNKIKAIHEDEDETIDQASSLVLNILGTEHQHLYPNILHLVMADGAYEEGNE; this is encoded by the exons ATGGACAAGTATGAAAAGATTAGGAAAATAGGGCAAGGGTCATTTGGGAGGGCGACCCTTGTGAAATCCAAAACAGATGGACGCAACTATGTCATCAAAGAGATCTGCATTTCTGGC atgtcCAGTAAAGAGAGACAAGAATCTCGAAATGAAGTTGCAGTTCTTGCCAACATGAGTCATCCTAACATTGTCCAGTATAAAGAGTCATTTGAAG AGGGGGGCAGTCTGTATATTGTGATGGATTACTGTGAAGGAGGTGACCTTTTCAAGAAGATCAACTCTCAAAAAGGAGTTCAATTTCCTGAGGAGCAA ATTTTGGATTGGTTTGTGCAAATATGTTTGGCTCTCAAGCACGTCCATGACAGAAAAATCCTTCATCGAGACATCAAATCCCAG AATATCTTTTTGACTAAGGAAGGGACAGTCCAGCTTGGTGATTTTGGAATTGCAAGGGTGCTGAACAG CACAGTTGAACTGGCCAGAACATGCATTGGCACACCGTATTACTTATCTCCGGAAATTTGTGAAAATAAGCCGTACAACAACAAAAG TGATATTTGGGCCCTAGGCTGTGTTCTATATGAAATGTGCACGCTAAAGCATGCA TTTGAGGCTGGAAACATGAAAAACCTTGTCCTAAAGATCATCCGTGGGACGTACCCCCCAGTGTCAATTCACTACTCCCATGATCTGAGATCTCTCTTGGCCCTGCTTTTTAAACGTAATCCCAGAGAGAGGCCTTCAGTTTGTTCCATTTTGGACAAACCGTTCCTCTCTTGTAGGATACAAAAGTTCCTCACACCACAG ATCATTGCTCAGGAATTTCGCCCCCTTGTTCTTCACAAGAAGGCTGTGGTCAGCGGGACAAAGGGACAAGCTG CCAAGCGCCCTGCCTCTGGTTGTGTGTCAGTCTCTCCTGCACAGAGGATAACCACACCAGCCTCCAAATATGGAGTACCTGTAAATATGAAGAAGGTGACAGATGCAACCAAAAACCCTGGAGACAGGAAACCATCTCAAAAACCAAAAATG GCTGTtcttccagcagcagctcagaggaGACTCAGGCAATtggaggaagaaaggaaaaaacaagAG GAAAGCATACGGAGGAAAAGGATGGAGCAGattgagaaagaaagaaaacgagAGAGG GCCCTTGTTCTGAAAGTAGAACAAATGAAGCgctatgaaaaagaaaag atcAATCGTATTAATCAAGCCAGAGAACAAGGCTGGAAGCACGTGCTGAGTTCCAGTGGCGGCAGCAGTCCAGAGAGGAAG TGTTTTGTCGGTGTTCGAAAGAAGACACCAGTTGTCAGTGCTGGGCCTGCCCAGGGTCCCATTCCAGTCCCTGGACAAAGCCAAAGCCCATTTGAGCAGTACCCTGTAGCCACAGCTCAACCTCAGTCTAAAGATGGTAGCAAGCAGGGATCCTCTGCTGCAGCCCCTCG TGTCTCAGCGGATGTCGCCTCAGCTGAGCCAGGTCCAGGCCCTTCCCGTCTGTTAAACTCTGATGTAATCAAGAGGGAACTGCAGAGGCTCCAGCATGTTTCCAAACAAGCTCACATCAGCAG gCAGCGTGGTCACATGGCGGTTGAGCGATCGTATCAAGTTGAAGAGTTTTTGCAGCGAAAAAGAGAAGCTATGCTTAACAAAGTTCGTGCTGAAGGTCAACTG GGAGCTCGGCATAACCTGGCAGCAATCTATGGAAGGGGTGGTTCTGTTCGCTGCCGGAGACCCAAAGtcaacaaggaggaggag GAGTACTTGGCACGACTGAGGCAGATCCGCTTGCAGAACTTCAATGAGCGTCAGAAGATTAAAGCTCAACTGAGGGGTGAAAAG TACGACAGTGATGGTTCCGACAGCCAGGTTTCCAATGAGAGTGCTGAGATCAGAAGGAAAAGGATGGAGGCTGTCAGA GCCCAGATGAATGCCCGTGCTGCTGTACTCAGGGAGCAGCTggagttaaaaaagaaagaagagaaggagagagaaaagCGAGTGTGGGAGGAGCAT CTTGCAGCTCGTGGCCTCAGAATTTGTCTTGAAAATGTAGCAGAAGTAGCGGCGGCAGTAGTGGACTCAATACCCTTTGACAGTCCTCCTGTGCAACCTAGTTCCTCACATTCGGATCCTGATGCCAAAATTCCATCCCTGCCTCAGCCCACTATCTCTTCCCCCAGTATATCCATGACCGCTGCTCTGGAGATTGTTGGAGCA ATGACTCCGCTAAAAAACACCTTCCAGAGTTCAGCGTCTGCCGTCCAG TGCGAGAAAAAGCAGATCCTTCGAAGGCTGAACCAGAACCTCAAATCTCAGAGCCCAGATGAAGCTACGCTGTCAGCTCCTTCTCAACCTAGTGAGATGGAGCAAAAGCCCCACGAGGAACAGTGTGTCTTGTCTAATGGAGACAGGAAAAAGTGGGACGTGTCGGTGCTGCCAGTACTTCCTATTGCACAGAAAACTTTATTGGAAACATGTTGTACTGTAACAA CCACAGGGGTGCCTCCAGAGGACCGACCATCCTGTGATGGAGACAGGAGAAAGTGGGAACCCGGGACTCCACTTGTACTCGCCCAGAAAACTCTATTGGACACCTGCATTATAACCAGAG AGCCAACAGCAGAGGAAATGGTTCTTTTGGGAGCTTTGAAGAGTGAAGTGCCTGATAAAGATGTGGCTGTAGTTCCCAAATCTCAGTTGCACAGAAGCATCAATGTGACCCAGACTCAGCCTTTTGGTGAGGTTGAGGAGCAAGTACATATCTCTCAAGATGTATCTG GTTTGCCTAATCAGAACGCTTCTGCTGGGGTAGTGAAGACATCTCTGCCGGAGATCGTCCCGGAAACTGATGCGTCCACATCAGTCCAGAACCCTGAGGTTCAGAAGGATCAgtctccatccatctgtcagcTACAGACACCGGAATGTCTGTTGGTGCCTTCTGACACAACTGAAATTCAAG ATTTTGAGTCTGTTGTTTTGGAAAACGACCTGAAGCAAGTTTCACACCAAGCAGCTGCAGTTGTGGCTTGGGAGAAAGAAGCACATCAGCCACT GCCAACAGATGGTGCTACAAGCTCTGCTGTGAACGACGTTGGTGAGACTGGTGAAGAACGAATTCTGGCAGAGCCTTCTG CTCCAGTACAGTGTGAGGAACCTCTGTTTATAAAGTTGTGTTCTCCTGCCCACCGGCGAGCTGCTGTGCTTGGAATTCTTTCAACTCAGTCTTCTATGGAagagtcctcctcctctctggcctCTCGCTCGCGCTCCGTCTCACCTGTTCGTTCTAAGGACCACAATGCATTTCTTTTTGATCTCTCGACGGGCATGTTTGATGCCAACAACCCCAAG ATGCTGCGAACCTGCTCTCTACCGGATCTCAGTCGAGTCTATAGCCAACCGCCTCAGTCTGCCAGGGCTACAGAGCCGACTGTTGCACCTGAAGTGAACAATCTGGACATTGAAGACCTAGATGATGCAGCTAAGGAGGAAGAtcagtcagagacagaaga TGCTTATGAGGATGAAGACCTCCAGGACATCAGGGCATCCATGGAGAGACTCCTACAAGAGGACTTGATACAAACCTCCACTGAAGTTGAACCCGGGGATTATAATCCTCGTGACAATGAAGCTCAAGAACAATGCGACAACAATGGTAGTGACAATGAGCTCGATGATAATCACATGGTTCTAGACGGAGATGATGCTGTGGAGAACGATGATGTGGACGATCAGGATATGGAGGAAGATAATCCCAATGAAGAGGTGGACCAGGATGACGGAGATGAAGAAGACTGTTCGAATGGGACTCCCGAGTATGAGGAAGATTTATTAACCAATGGAGTGGAGGGAGAGAACCCAAGTAATGAAAGCCAGGTTCATGAAGAGTGGATTTCtg ATGGCAGTGAAGAAGACCATGAGGCAGAGGCCCAACATTGTGACAGCATCTTCAGTCGTCTGGAGGAGCTCCGCTATAATCTGGAGCAACAAATGGGGTTTGAGAAGCTCATTAAAGCTTACAATAAAATTAAG GCGAtacatgaagatgaagatgagacaATAGACCAAGCATCCAGTTTAGTCTTGAATATTTTGGGAACGGAGCACCAGCATCTTTATCCCAACATCCTTCACCTAGTAATGGCAGACGGTGCTTACGAAGAAG GCAATGAATGA
- the nek1 gene encoding serine/threonine-protein kinase Nek1 isoform X8 encodes MCTLKHAFEAGNMKNLVLKIIRGTYPPVSIHYSHDLRSLLALLFKRNPRERPSVCSILDKPFLSCRIQKFLTPQIIAQEFRPLVLHKKAVVSGTKGQAAKRPASGCVSVSPAQRITTPASKYGVPVNMKKVTDATKNPGDRKPSQKPKMAVLPAAAQRRLRQLEEERKKQEESIRRKRMEQIEKERKRERALVLKVEQMKRYEKEKINRINQAREQGWKHVLSSSGGSSPERKCFVGVRKKTPVVSAGPAQGPIPVPGQSQSPFEQYPVATAQPQSKDGSKQGSSAAAPRSVSADVASAEPGPGPSRLLNSDVIKRELQRLQHVSKQAHISRQRGHMAVERSYQVEEFLQRKREAMLNKVRAEGQLGARHNLAAIYGRGGSVRCRRPKVNKEEEEYLARLRQIRLQNFNERQKIKAQLRGEKYDSDGSDSQVSNESAEIRRKRMEAVRAQMNARAAVLREQLELKKKEEKEREKRVWEEHLAARGLRICLENVAEVAAAVVDSIPFDSPPVQPSSSHSDPDAKIPSLPQPTISSPSISMTAALEIVGAMTPLKNTFQSSASAVQCEKKQILRRLNQNLKSQSPDEATLSAPSQPSEMEQKPHEEQCVLSNGDRKKWDVSVLPVLPIAQKTLLETCCTVTTTGVPPEDRPSCDGDRRKWEPGTPLVLAQKTLLDTCIITREPTAEEMVLLGALKSEVPDKDVAVVPKSQLHRSINVTQTQPFGEVEEQVHISQDVSGLPNQNASAGVVKTSLPEIVPETDASTSVQNPEVQKDQSPSICQLQTPECLLVPSDTTEIQDFESVVLENDLKQVSHQAAAVVAWEKEAHQPLPTDGATSSAVNDVGETGEERILAEPSAPVQCEEPLFIKLCSPAHRRAAVLGILSTQSSMEESSSSLASRSRSVSPVRSKDHNAFLFDLSTGMFDANNPKMLRTCSLPDLSRVYSQPPQSARATEPTVAPEVNNLDIEDLDDAAKEEDQSETEDAYEDEDLQDIRASMERLLQEDLIQTSTEVEPGDYNPRDNEAQEQCDNNGSDNELDDNHMVLDGDDAVENDDVDDQDMEEDNPNEEVDQDDGDEEDCSNGTPEYEEDLLTNGVEGENPSNESQVHEEWISDGSEEDHEAEAQHCDSIFSRLEELRYNLEQQMGFEKLIKAYNKIKAIHEDEDETIDQASSLVLNILGTEHQHLYPNILHLVMADGAYEEGNE; translated from the exons ATGTGCACGCTAAAGCATGCA TTTGAGGCTGGAAACATGAAAAACCTTGTCCTAAAGATCATCCGTGGGACGTACCCCCCAGTGTCAATTCACTACTCCCATGATCTGAGATCTCTCTTGGCCCTGCTTTTTAAACGTAATCCCAGAGAGAGGCCTTCAGTTTGTTCCATTTTGGACAAACCGTTCCTCTCTTGTAGGATACAAAAGTTCCTCACACCACAG ATCATTGCTCAGGAATTTCGCCCCCTTGTTCTTCACAAGAAGGCTGTGGTCAGCGGGACAAAGGGACAAGCTG CCAAGCGCCCTGCCTCTGGTTGTGTGTCAGTCTCTCCTGCACAGAGGATAACCACACCAGCCTCCAAATATGGAGTACCTGTAAATATGAAGAAGGTGACAGATGCAACCAAAAACCCTGGAGACAGGAAACCATCTCAAAAACCAAAAATG GCTGTtcttccagcagcagctcagaggaGACTCAGGCAATtggaggaagaaaggaaaaaacaagAG GAAAGCATACGGAGGAAAAGGATGGAGCAGattgagaaagaaagaaaacgagAGAGG GCCCTTGTTCTGAAAGTAGAACAAATGAAGCgctatgaaaaagaaaag atcAATCGTATTAATCAAGCCAGAGAACAAGGCTGGAAGCACGTGCTGAGTTCCAGTGGCGGCAGCAGTCCAGAGAGGAAG TGTTTTGTCGGTGTTCGAAAGAAGACACCAGTTGTCAGTGCTGGGCCTGCCCAGGGTCCCATTCCAGTCCCTGGACAAAGCCAAAGCCCATTTGAGCAGTACCCTGTAGCCACAGCTCAACCTCAGTCTAAAGATGGTAGCAAGCAGGGATCCTCTGCTGCAGCCCCTCG AAGTGTCTCAGCGGATGTCGCCTCAGCTGAGCCAGGTCCAGGCCCTTCCCGTCTGTTAAACTCTGATGTAATCAAGAGGGAACTGCAGAGGCTCCAGCATGTTTCCAAACAAGCTCACATCAGCAG gCAGCGTGGTCACATGGCGGTTGAGCGATCGTATCAAGTTGAAGAGTTTTTGCAGCGAAAAAGAGAAGCTATGCTTAACAAAGTTCGTGCTGAAGGTCAACTG GGAGCTCGGCATAACCTGGCAGCAATCTATGGAAGGGGTGGTTCTGTTCGCTGCCGGAGACCCAAAGtcaacaaggaggaggag GAGTACTTGGCACGACTGAGGCAGATCCGCTTGCAGAACTTCAATGAGCGTCAGAAGATTAAAGCTCAACTGAGGGGTGAAAAG TACGACAGTGATGGTTCCGACAGCCAGGTTTCCAATGAGAGTGCTGAGATCAGAAGGAAAAGGATGGAGGCTGTCAGA GCCCAGATGAATGCCCGTGCTGCTGTACTCAGGGAGCAGCTggagttaaaaaagaaagaagagaaggagagagaaaagCGAGTGTGGGAGGAGCAT CTTGCAGCTCGTGGCCTCAGAATTTGTCTTGAAAATGTAGCAGAAGTAGCGGCGGCAGTAGTGGACTCAATACCCTTTGACAGTCCTCCTGTGCAACCTAGTTCCTCACATTCGGATCCTGATGCCAAAATTCCATCCCTGCCTCAGCCCACTATCTCTTCCCCCAGTATATCCATGACCGCTGCTCTGGAGATTGTTGGAGCA ATGACTCCGCTAAAAAACACCTTCCAGAGTTCAGCGTCTGCCGTCCAG TGCGAGAAAAAGCAGATCCTTCGAAGGCTGAACCAGAACCTCAAATCTCAGAGCCCAGATGAAGCTACGCTGTCAGCTCCTTCTCAACCTAGTGAGATGGAGCAAAAGCCCCACGAGGAACAGTGTGTCTTGTCTAATGGAGACAGGAAAAAGTGGGACGTGTCGGTGCTGCCAGTACTTCCTATTGCACAGAAAACTTTATTGGAAACATGTTGTACTGTAACAA CCACAGGGGTGCCTCCAGAGGACCGACCATCCTGTGATGGAGACAGGAGAAAGTGGGAACCCGGGACTCCACTTGTACTCGCCCAGAAAACTCTATTGGACACCTGCATTATAACCAGAG AGCCAACAGCAGAGGAAATGGTTCTTTTGGGAGCTTTGAAGAGTGAAGTGCCTGATAAAGATGTGGCTGTAGTTCCCAAATCTCAGTTGCACAGAAGCATCAATGTGACCCAGACTCAGCCTTTTGGTGAGGTTGAGGAGCAAGTACATATCTCTCAAGATGTATCTG GTTTGCCTAATCAGAACGCTTCTGCTGGGGTAGTGAAGACATCTCTGCCGGAGATCGTCCCGGAAACTGATGCGTCCACATCAGTCCAGAACCCTGAGGTTCAGAAGGATCAgtctccatccatctgtcagcTACAGACACCGGAATGTCTGTTGGTGCCTTCTGACACAACTGAAATTCAAG ATTTTGAGTCTGTTGTTTTGGAAAACGACCTGAAGCAAGTTTCACACCAAGCAGCTGCAGTTGTGGCTTGGGAGAAAGAAGCACATCAGCCACT GCCAACAGATGGTGCTACAAGCTCTGCTGTGAACGACGTTGGTGAGACTGGTGAAGAACGAATTCTGGCAGAGCCTTCTG CTCCAGTACAGTGTGAGGAACCTCTGTTTATAAAGTTGTGTTCTCCTGCCCACCGGCGAGCTGCTGTGCTTGGAATTCTTTCAACTCAGTCTTCTATGGAagagtcctcctcctctctggcctCTCGCTCGCGCTCCGTCTCACCTGTTCGTTCTAAGGACCACAATGCATTTCTTTTTGATCTCTCGACGGGCATGTTTGATGCCAACAACCCCAAG ATGCTGCGAACCTGCTCTCTACCGGATCTCAGTCGAGTCTATAGCCAACCGCCTCAGTCTGCCAGGGCTACAGAGCCGACTGTTGCACCTGAAGTGAACAATCTGGACATTGAAGACCTAGATGATGCAGCTAAGGAGGAAGAtcagtcagagacagaaga TGCTTATGAGGATGAAGACCTCCAGGACATCAGGGCATCCATGGAGAGACTCCTACAAGAGGACTTGATACAAACCTCCACTGAAGTTGAACCCGGGGATTATAATCCTCGTGACAATGAAGCTCAAGAACAATGCGACAACAATGGTAGTGACAATGAGCTCGATGATAATCACATGGTTCTAGACGGAGATGATGCTGTGGAGAACGATGATGTGGACGATCAGGATATGGAGGAAGATAATCCCAATGAAGAGGTGGACCAGGATGACGGAGATGAAGAAGACTGTTCGAATGGGACTCCCGAGTATGAGGAAGATTTATTAACCAATGGAGTGGAGGGAGAGAACCCAAGTAATGAAAGCCAGGTTCATGAAGAGTGGATTTCtg ATGGCAGTGAAGAAGACCATGAGGCAGAGGCCCAACATTGTGACAGCATCTTCAGTCGTCTGGAGGAGCTCCGCTATAATCTGGAGCAACAAATGGGGTTTGAGAAGCTCATTAAAGCTTACAATAAAATTAAG GCGAtacatgaagatgaagatgagacaATAGACCAAGCATCCAGTTTAGTCTTGAATATTTTGGGAACGGAGCACCAGCATCTTTATCCCAACATCCTTCACCTAGTAATGGCAGACGGTGCTTACGAAGAAG GCAATGAATGA